A portion of the Glycine max cultivar Williams 82 chromosome 10, Glycine_max_v4.0, whole genome shotgun sequence genome contains these proteins:
- the LOC100779502 gene encoding heavy metal-associated isoprenylated plant protein 3: MGEEKEQPKNETEKKPEEAAAAPKKDDGPIPVVYKLDLHCEGCVKKIKRTCRHFQGVETVKADLSSNKVTVTGKLDAEKLRDKIAERTKKKVDIISAPPKKEAAATENPPEKKVEEKKPEEKKPEEKPKESMVVLKIKLHCDGCIAKIRRIIMRFKGVQSVSLDGSKDLVTVKGTMDVKEMVSYLNEKLKRNVEVVPPPKKDDDKKEKEGDGGEKKEKEKDGAGEKKEKDVAAAAEVINKMEYMHQMAPPSFWYDGGHFPGQTNYAMEVHPGYGASANNHYVEPGYVNQGYPLQPPLPYYMHPHAPPPQMFSDENPNACSIM; encoded by the exons ATGGGAGag GAAAAAGAGCAGCCTAAGAATGAAACCGAGAAGAAGCCCGAGGAGGCCGCCGCAGCCCCCAAGAAAGACGACGGACCCATCCCTGTCGTTTACAAACTCGACTTGCATTGCGAGGGATGCGTCAAGAAGATCAAACGCACATGTCGCCACTTCCAag GTGTGGAAACCGTTAAGGCAGATCTATCGTCGAACAAAGTGACTGTTACCGGCAAATTGGATGCCGAGAAGCTGCGAGATAAGATCGCCGAGAGAACCAAGAAGAAGGTTGACATCATCTCAGCTCCGCCCAAAAAAGAAGCCGCCGCCACGGAAAATCCACCGGAGAAGAAGGTTGAAGAGAAGAAACCtgaagagaaaaaaccagaaGAAAAACCTAAAGAg AGTATGGTGGTTTTGAAGATCAAACTGCACTGTGACGGTTGCATTGCGAAAATTCGAAGAATCATTATGAGGTTCAAAG GTGTACAATCGGTGAGCCTTGACGGAAGCAAGGACTTGGTGACAGTGAAGGGAACAATGGACGTGAAGGAGATGGTGTCGTACCTGAACGAGAAGCTGAAGCGAAACGTGGAAGTGGTGCCTCCTCCGAAGAAAGACGACgataagaaagagaaagaaggtGACGGTGgcgaaaagaaagagaaagagaaagacgGTGCCGgtgagaagaaagagaaagacgTTGCTGCAGCGGCGGAGGTTATTAACAAAATGGAATATATGCACCAGATGGCACCTCCGTCGTTCTGGTACGACGGAGGACACTTTCCAGGTCAAACAAATTACGCTATGGAGGTTCACCCAGGATATGGTGCTAGTGCTAATAATCATTACGTGGAGCCAGGGTACGTGAACCAGGGTTATCCTCTGCAGCCACCTCTACCGTACTACATGCACCCGCACGCACCTCCGCCACAGATGTTCAGCGATGAGAACCCCAATGCTTGTTCCATCATGTGA